A single genomic interval of Mucilaginibacter robiniae harbors:
- the holA gene encoding DNA polymerase III subunit delta, producing MTADDILKDLAKRKYKPVYLLHGEEPYFIDQISNYVEDKLLSDAEKGFNQTVLYGKDTEIMTVLNAAKRYPMMAEHQVVLVKEAQDLKWGKEDTDKKGINPLLSYMENPLPSTILVFCYKYGKFDKRKKVYKAIEKNGLVFESAALYDNKVPAWIEKFVSEKGYRIGEKAANMLTEYLGNDLSKVANELEKLMLNIAAGQEMTLPYIQENIGVSKEYNVFELQTALIKRDVLKANQIVNYFEANPKSNPIVLILASLNNFFSKVLQYHYVKDKSAQTLARELGVSPYVLKNYEQAVRSYSQFKTMDIIGLLREYDLKTKGVNANALHGDLLKELVFKIMH from the coding sequence ATGACTGCCGACGATATACTGAAAGATTTAGCAAAACGAAAATACAAACCAGTTTACCTGCTTCATGGCGAAGAGCCTTACTTTATCGATCAAATCAGCAATTATGTAGAAGATAAACTCTTAAGTGATGCGGAGAAGGGCTTTAATCAAACGGTATTATATGGCAAAGATACAGAGATCATGACAGTATTAAATGCAGCAAAACGTTACCCGATGATGGCTGAGCATCAAGTTGTTTTGGTTAAAGAAGCTCAAGATTTAAAGTGGGGAAAGGAGGACACTGATAAAAAAGGGATCAACCCGCTGTTGAGCTACATGGAAAATCCTTTGCCGAGCACCATACTGGTCTTTTGTTATAAATACGGTAAGTTCGATAAACGGAAAAAGGTATATAAAGCTATCGAAAAAAACGGGCTTGTATTTGAATCAGCTGCTTTGTATGATAATAAAGTTCCGGCATGGATAGAGAAATTCGTGTCAGAAAAAGGGTATCGTATAGGCGAGAAGGCAGCTAACATGCTTACGGAGTATTTGGGTAACGATTTATCAAAAGTTGCTAATGAGCTGGAGAAGCTGATGCTTAACATTGCAGCTGGTCAGGAAATGACTTTACCTTATATTCAGGAAAATATAGGGGTAAGTAAAGAGTACAATGTTTTTGAACTGCAAACAGCTTTAATTAAGCGAGACGTATTAAAGGCTAATCAAATAGTAAACTATTTTGAAGCAAACCCTAAAAGCAATCCTATTGTACTGATTTTAGCGAGCTTGAATAATTTTTTCAGTAAGGTACTGCAATATCATTACGTTAAAGACAAATCAGCACAGACTTTAGCCCGGGAATTGGGTGTAAGCCCGTATGTATTAAAAAATTACGAGCAGGCAGTGCGCAGCTATTCTCAGTTTAAAACCATGGATATTATAGGCTTGCTGCGCGAATATGATTTAAAAACAAAAGGCGTTAATGCAAACGCCTTACATGGTGATTTACTGAAAGAACTAGTTTTTAAAATTATGCATTAA
- a CDS encoding type I restriction enzyme HsdR N-terminal domain-containing protein — MNLLQPLHLPPYPFKLTEQNEQLFIYDEIRKKNLVLTPEEWVRQHFVQYLIREKKYPKALIKLEGGLQVHGRPRRSDIVVFNSDGQKTLMVECKAPAVEITQKVFDQIARYNITHQAPLLAVTNGLQHYYCLIDVPNKTYKFVQELPSYEG; from the coding sequence ATGAACTTGTTACAACCGCTCCACCTACCTCCCTATCCTTTTAAGTTAACAGAGCAAAATGAACAACTCTTTATTTATGATGAGATTAGGAAAAAGAACTTAGTACTCACCCCAGAGGAATGGGTGCGGCAGCATTTTGTACAATACCTAATACGAGAAAAAAAATACCCGAAAGCTCTAATTAAGTTAGAAGGCGGCTTACAAGTACATGGCAGACCTCGCCGGTCGGATATTGTTGTTTTTAATTCAGACGGCCAAAAAACATTAATGGTAGAGTGTAAGGCGCCTGCCGTAGAGATTACGCAGAAAGTATTTGATCAGATTGCCCGTTATAATATCACGCACCAAGCACCCTTATTAGCGGTAACTAACGGTTTACAACATTATTATTGTTTGATTGATGTGCCTAACAAAACGTATAAGTTTGTTCAGGAGCTACCAAGTTATGAGGGTTAA